CTTGCGCTCTTTCTTCCGGTATTTGATGCGGGAGGGAATCGTGGAGACCAATCCCATGATTGCCCTGAATACTCCTAAACTTCCGAAGACGTTGCCCAAGGTTCTTTACTTAGAAGAGATAAAAGCCCTGTTGGCACAACCTGATTTAAGCACCCCATTAGGACTTCGGGACCGGGCGATCATGGAGGCGCTTTATGCCGGTGGGATGCGTGTCGGCGAGTTGGTTGGACTCACGCTTCCAAAAATTGACCTGGAGTTGGGCTATGCCCTCGTATTTGGAAAAGGAGCGAAAGAACGGGTTGTTCCCATCGGACGTTATGCCGTTGAAAGCTTGAAGCGCTATCTCCTGGAAGCCAGGCCTCTTCTTTTGGCCAAGGGAAGGCGGGAGTCCCAATTCCTTTTTTTAAACGCCCGGGGCGGCCCCCTTACAGATCGGAGCGTCCGGCGAATCCTTGAGAAATATATCACAAAGGCCTCCATCTCCTTAAAAGCCACTCCCCATACCTTTCGTCACAGTTTTGCCACTCATCTCTTAGACGGGGGTGCAGACCTTCGGACCGTTCAGGAGTTGTTGGGCCATGCAAACCTCTCCACGACGCAGATTTATACCCATGTTTCTCAGGAGAGGTTGAGGAAGACGTATTACCGGACACATCCGCGGGCTTAACCGTGAAAAGGATTTGGTAAGGATAGTAATGAAGAAAGAGGGAGAGAAATGGAATCCCAACTTCGAGGCACAACGATATTTGCCATCCGCCATCAGGGAAGTGCGGCCATGGCCGGGGATGGACAGGTTACCTTTGGAAATTCCATGGTCATGAAGGCTCACGCCAAAAAGGTCCGGCGCCTTTACCACGGAGAAGTGGTGGCCGGTTTTGCCGGATCGGTTGCCGATGCCTTCACCTTATTTGAAAAGTTTGAGATGAAATTGGAGGAATATCATGGAAATTTGCAGCGGGCGGCTGTTGAGTTGGCGAAAGAGTGGCGGATGGATAAGATGCTCCGCCAATTAGAAGCGATGTTGATCGTGATGAATAAGGTGGACCTTCTCCTCATCTCGGGTACCGGTGAGGTGATTGAACCGGATGATCACTTGATCGCCATCGGTTCCGGGGGGCCGTATGCGTTAGCCGCCGGCCGGGCGCTCAAGCGGTTCGCTCCTCAGCTGAGTGCCCGGGAGATCGCGGAAGCGGCCCTTACCATCGCTGGAGAAATTTGCGTCTTTACCAATTCCAATTTGGTCATTGAAGAACTGTGAGGGAGTGTGTTCCCGTGAATATGTCCCAATTAACCCCTAAAAAAATCGTAGAAGAGCTGGATAAGTATATTGTGGGGCAGAACGAGGCGAAGAGGTCTGTCGCGGTGGCGCTTCGCAACCGTTATCGGCGCAGCCTTCTTTCTCCTGAATTGAGGGAAGAGATCCTGCCGAAAAATATATTGATGATTGGACCGACCGGAGTGGGAAAAACGGAGATTGCCCGTCGAATTGCCAAGCTGGTGGATGCTCCCTTTGTCAAGGTAGAGGCGACAAAGTTTACCGAAGTTGGTTATGTGGGACGGGATGTCGACTCCATGGTCCGGGATTTGGTCGAGGTTTCGATTCGGATGGTAAAGCAGGAAAAGATGGAGGCTGTTCGTGATAAAGCGGAGAAACTGGCCAATGAGAGGTTGGTGGAGATTCTCGTACCTTCCTCCAAAAAGGGAAGGAATGTTAGGAATCCCCTGGAAATGTTCTTTGGCGGGGGAGTACGGGATCCCCAAGAGGAAAACCCCCAGGAAGAGCAAGATAAAGAGCAACAGCGTCGGCTCATCGCTTATAAACTGGCGGCAGGCCAGTTGGAGGATCAGATTGTGGAAATCGAGGTGGAGGATTCCTCGCCCTCCATGTTTGAACTTTTCTCAGGCCAAGGGGTAGAG
The DNA window shown above is from Thermicanus aegyptius DSM 12793 and carries:
- the xerC gene encoding tyrosine recombinase XerC, translating into MEIREAIRQFLLSLSVEKNASSHTLTAYEKDLRHFVESFQERGEGKELSVGEITISHVRSYFAQLVRKEYSKKTVARKLSTLRSFFRYLMREGIVETNPMIALNTPKLPKTLPKVLYLEEIKALLAQPDLSTPLGLRDRAIMEALYAGGMRVGELVGLTLPKIDLELGYALVFGKGAKERVVPIGRYAVESLKRYLLEARPLLLAKGRRESQFLFLNARGGPLTDRSVRRILEKYITKASISLKATPHTFRHSFATHLLDGGADLRTVQELLGHANLSTTQIYTHVSQERLRKTYYRTHPRA
- the hslV gene encoding ATP-dependent protease subunit HslV, with product MESQLRGTTIFAIRHQGSAAMAGDGQVTFGNSMVMKAHAKKVRRLYHGEVVAGFAGSVADAFTLFEKFEMKLEEYHGNLQRAAVELAKEWRMDKMLRQLEAMLIVMNKVDLLLISGTGEVIEPDDHLIAIGSGGPYALAAGRALKRFAPQLSAREIAEAALTIAGEICVFTNSNLVIEEL